One Papaver somniferum cultivar HN1 chromosome 10, ASM357369v1, whole genome shotgun sequence genomic window carries:
- the LOC113319704 gene encoding pentatricopeptide repeat-containing protein At3g22470, mitochondrial-like, with amino-acid sequence MTIRKVDHGFCLLGEIIKRGHQPNVITFTTLITGLCLQGKIKFAFEVFAKMTEAGIQPNVFACNTLIHGLCSTGQVGLALQLKNNMSKWNCRPTVVSYSATIDTLCKGGLVDEALLLFSEMYRDLNVVPDVVVYTSLIDGLCNSGRLNEAKRLFDDMVSRGISANVTTYTCMIHGHCLHGQQEKARRYFDEMMHRGISPDTVTFSILIDSHCKDGNAEDAWGIFNLMDKINIEPDRITYNSMIHGLCFGGLLQDAVKLFDSMVDRGLKPDVISCSILIDGYCKNRKLDEAMQLFKNMKQNGLKPTTVTYTILLRGLYQDGRMKTAQRFVNEMQSSRVSLNEVTYSTILDGLCKNGKIMVAIELFESLEATGILANVELYSILIHGLCRAGQLEDARKLFNEIPEKGLLPDVVTYNTMIAGLFHHKMSLEATKLIIQMEEKGCLPNSRTFDTIIKGFLEGKDTEKALLFLRKMRERKFAPSDSVVSLLINTIPAGWKFRSAKFEKLDMVHILGYLVQFDIFVAISIVPGSSADATSSIS; translated from the exons ATGACAATTAGGAAAGTAGATCATGGGTTTTGCTTGCTTGGAGAGATTATTAAGAGAGGTCATCAGCCTAATGTTATCACATTCACTACACTAATTACAGGGTTGTGTCTTCAAGGAAAGATTAAATTTGCATTCGAAGTGTTTGCCAAAATGACTGAAGCAGGTATTCAACCTAATGTGTTTGCCTGTAATACTCTTATACATGGACTCTGTTCAACTGGTCAAGTGGGTCTTGCTCTTCAGCTAAAAAACAACATGTCTAAATGGAACTGCAGACCAACTGTGGTTTCATATTCTGCCACCATAGATACACTTTGCAAAGGAGGTTTAGTTGATGAAGCATTACTTCTCTTTTCTGAAATGTACAGAGATTTGAATGTTGTTCCTGATGTAGTTGTGTACACTTCTTTGATAGATGGACTATGCAATTCAGGCCGGTTAAATGAGGCAAAGAGACTCTTTGACGACATGGTTAGTAGAGGAATCTCTGCAAATGTAACGACATATACTTGTATGATTCATGGTCATTGCCTACATGGTCAGCAGGAGAAAGCAAGAAGATATTTTGATGAAATGATGCATCGAGGAATTTCACCCGATACGGTTACTTTTAGTATATTGATAGATTCACATTGTAAAGATGGGAACGCAGAAGATGCTTGGGGGATATTTAATTTGATGGACAAGATAAATATAGAACCTGATCGGATTACTTACAACTCAATGATTCATGGTCTGTGTTTTGGAGGCTTATTGCAAGATGCGGTGAAACTGTTTGACTCGATGGTAGATAGGGGCCTTAAACCCGATGTTATCAGTTGCAGTATATTAATTGATGGGTATTGCAAGAACCGTAAGTTGGATGAAGCTATGCAGCTTTTCAAGAATATGAAACAAAATGGATTGAAACCCACAACAGTTACTTACACTATACTTTTAAGGGGACTATACCAGgatggaagaatgaagactgcTCAGAGGTTCGTTAATGAGATGCAATCTTCTCGTGTATCTTTAAACGAAGTTACATACAGTACAATTTTGGATGGTCTATGCAAGAATGGAAAAATTATGGTGGCAATAGAATTGTTTGAATCCTTGGAGGCTACTGGTATCTTAGCTAACGTTGAACTGTACTCTATCCTTATTCATGGTCTGTGTCGGGCTGGGCAGTTGGAAGATGCAAGAAAACTGTTTAATGAGATTCCAGAAAAAGGATTACTTCCTGATGTAGTAACATATAACACAATGATAGCTGGCCTCTTTCATCACAAGATGTCCTTGGAGGCTACCAAACTAATCATCCAAATGGAAGAGAAAGGTTGTTTACCGAATTCTAGAACATTTGATACCATCATCAAGGGTTTTCTTGAAGGAAAGGACACGGAAAAGGCCTTACTGTTTCTTCGCAAGATGCGTGAAAGAAAATTTGCACCAAGTGATTCTGTTGTATCCTTATTAATAAACACAATCCCAGCAG GTTGGAAATTTCGTTCAGCCAAATTTGAGAAGCTTGATATGGTACATATACTGGGTTATCTTGTACAGTTTGATATTTTTGTGGCCATCAGCATTGTTCCAGGTTCTTCAGCTGACGCTACAAGTAGTATATCATGA